A portion of the Cellulophaga algicola DSM 14237 genome contains these proteins:
- a CDS encoding sigma-70 family RNA polymerase sigma factor, translated as MRQLKITKQVTNRETASLDKYLQEIGKVDLITADEEVELAQRIKKGDQAALEKLTKANLRFVVSVAKQYQNQGLTLPDLINEGNLGLIKAAQRFDETRGFKFISYAVWWIRQSILQALAEQSRIVRLPLNKIGSINKINKTFAFLEQAHERQPSPEEIAKELDMTVEDVKQSLKNSGRHVSMDAPLIDGEDSNLYDVLRSGESPNPDRELLHESLRTEIERALETLTPREADVIRLYFGLAGQHSMTLEEIGETFDLTRERVRQIKEKAIRRLKHTSRSKILKTYLG; from the coding sequence ATGAGACAGCTAAAGATTACAAAACAGGTAACCAACAGGGAGACCGCTTCGTTAGACAAATATTTACAAGAAATTGGTAAGGTAGATTTAATTACCGCCGATGAAGAAGTAGAATTGGCACAACGAATAAAAAAAGGTGATCAAGCAGCTTTGGAAAAATTAACCAAAGCGAACTTAAGATTCGTGGTATCTGTTGCAAAACAATACCAAAATCAAGGGCTTACACTTCCTGATTTAATTAATGAGGGTAACCTTGGTCTTATTAAAGCCGCACAACGTTTTGATGAAACGCGTGGTTTTAAATTTATCTCTTACGCTGTTTGGTGGATTCGTCAATCTATCTTACAAGCATTAGCAGAACAGTCTCGTATTGTTCGTTTACCATTAAACAAAATTGGATCTATAAACAAGATTAATAAAACTTTTGCCTTCTTGGAGCAAGCGCATGAACGCCAACCTTCACCAGAAGAAATTGCAAAAGAATTAGATATGACTGTTGAAGATGTGAAACAATCATTGAAAAACTCTGGTCGTCACGTCTCCATGGATGCCCCTTTAATTGATGGAGAAGATTCTAACCTTTATGATGTATTACGTAGTGGTGAGTCTCCTAATCCTGACAGAGAGTTATTGCATGAATCTTTACGAACTGAAATAGAAAGAGCTTTAGAGACCTTAACACCAAGAGAAGCTGATGTTATTCGGTTGTATTTTGGACTTGCAGGTCAACATTCTATGACACTTGAAGAAATTGGCGAAACTTTTGACCTTACAAGAGAACGTGTACGTCAAATTAAAGAAAAAGCGATTCGTAGATTAAAGCATACGTCTAGAAGTAAAATATTAAAAACATATCTTGGCTAA
- a CDS encoding LA_2272 family surface repeat-containing protein — translation MIAYGGNDVYHGNGIMVGTLFGNSTNSFNGLQISAANFISEKGTGLQIGIFNSATNFRGLQLGLWNKNSKRSLPFINWQFKT, via the coding sequence ATGATTGCTTACGGTGGTAATGATGTATATCACGGAAATGGAATTATGGTAGGAACTCTCTTCGGAAATTCTACCAACTCATTTAATGGCTTACAAATAAGTGCAGCTAATTTTATTTCTGAAAAAGGAACTGGATTACAGATTGGTATTTTTAATTCTGCTACTAATTTCAGAGGTCTTCAATTAGGTTTATGGAATAAGAATTCTAAACGGTCATTGCCGTTTATTAATTGGCAATTTAAAACCTAG
- the rpe gene encoding ribulose-phosphate 3-epimerase: MGNIMIAPSLLAADFGNLQRDVEMINNSNADWHHIDIMDGVFVPNISYGIPVVKAIAKYATKPLDVHLMIVDPDRYIKTFAELGATNLSVHYEACTHLHRTLQAIKAEGMKAGVALNPHTNIMLLEDTIKDIDVVCMMSVNPGFGGQSFIENTYDKIRALKALIERKGAKTLIEIDGGVTDKNAKALKDAGADVLVAGSFIFNSKDPVKTIQELKDIAG, translated from the coding sequence ATGGGAAATATAATGATTGCACCGTCACTTTTGGCAGCAGACTTTGGAAACTTACAGCGCGATGTAGAAATGATCAACAATAGCAACGCAGATTGGCATCATATAGATATTATGGATGGTGTTTTTGTTCCTAATATCTCTTACGGAATTCCTGTGGTAAAAGCTATTGCAAAATATGCGACAAAACCGCTTGATGTACATTTGATGATTGTAGATCCCGATCGGTACATTAAAACCTTTGCGGAACTCGGTGCTACGAACCTATCTGTACATTATGAAGCATGTACACACTTGCACCGCACTTTACAAGCGATAAAAGCAGAAGGTATGAAAGCGGGCGTAGCATTAAATCCACATACCAACATCATGCTTCTTGAAGATACTATTAAAGATATTGATGTAGTTTGTATGATGAGTGTAAACCCAGGTTTTGGAGGACAGTCTTTTATTGAAAATACCTATGATAAAATCAGAGCATTAAAAGCTCTAATAGAGCGCAAAGGAGCAAAAACCCTTATTGAGATTGATGGTGGCGTAACCGATAAAAACGCAAAAGCTTTAAAAGATGCTGGAGCAGATGTATTAGTGGCTGGTAGTTTTATATTTAACAGCAAAGACCCCGTAAAAACAATTCAAGAATTAAAAGATATTGCAGGATAA
- a CDS encoding polyribonucleotide nucleotidyltransferase, with amino-acid sequence MIPKVFKEVIDLGDGREISIETGKLAKQAHGSVVVQSGNCMLLCTVVSNYKQSDVDFLPLTVDYREKFAAAGRYPGGFFKREARPSDGEVLTMRLVDRVLRPLFPKDYHAETQVMIQLMSHDENVMPEAMAGLAASAAIQLSDFPFECAISEARVARVNGEFVINPTRAQLAESDLEMMIGASADSVMMVEGEMDEISEEVMADAIKFAHEAIKVQIAAQLRLAEAFGKKETREYATAEVNEELEKRIHDLAYDKCYAIAKKGTSKAERTNAFAEVKEEVKASFTEEEMAEFGHLVGGYYRKAEKEAVRELTLSEGLRLDGRKTDEIRPIWCEIDYLPSTHGSAIFTRGETQALATVTLGTSRDANKIDMPSFEGEENFYLHYNFPPFCTGEARPLRGTSRREVGHGNLAQRGLKGMIPSDCPYTVRVVSEVLESNGSSSMATVCAGTMALMDAGVKMKRPVSGIAMGLISDGDRYAVLSDILGDEDHLGDMDFKVTGTSEGITACQMDIKIKGLSYEILVNALKQARDGRLHILGKITDTISTPAEDVKPHAPKMVTRRIPNEFIGALIGPGGKVIQEMQKETGTTIVINEDPVTEEGIVEILGVGQEGIDAVLAKIDSILFKPELGKSYEVKVIKMLDFGAVVEYAEAPGNEVLLHVSELAWERTENVSDVVNMGDVFEVKYFGVDPKTRKEKVSRKALLPKPEGYVARPPRESNDRGRDNRGRDNRGRDNRQDDRKPRGDKKED; translated from the coding sequence ATGATTCCAAAAGTATTTAAAGAGGTTATTGACCTTGGGGACGGTAGAGAAATTTCTATCGAAACTGGAAAATTAGCAAAACAGGCACATGGTTCTGTTGTTGTTCAATCTGGAAACTGTATGTTATTATGTACTGTAGTTTCTAATTACAAACAAAGCGATGTGGACTTTCTTCCACTTACTGTAGACTACAGAGAGAAATTTGCAGCTGCAGGTCGTTACCCTGGTGGTTTCTTCAAAAGAGAAGCAAGACCAAGTGATGGTGAGGTATTAACAATGCGTTTAGTAGACCGTGTTTTACGTCCTTTATTCCCAAAAGATTACCACGCAGAGACACAAGTGATGATTCAGTTAATGTCTCATGATGAAAATGTTATGCCTGAAGCTATGGCTGGTTTAGCTGCTTCTGCTGCAATCCAATTATCAGATTTCCCTTTTGAATGTGCTATCTCTGAAGCTAGAGTTGCTCGTGTAAATGGAGAATTTGTAATTAACCCAACCCGTGCTCAATTAGCAGAATCTGATTTAGAAATGATGATTGGTGCTTCTGCTGATTCTGTAATGATGGTTGAAGGTGAAATGGATGAGATTTCTGAGGAAGTGATGGCAGATGCTATCAAGTTTGCTCATGAAGCTATTAAAGTTCAAATTGCTGCTCAATTACGTTTAGCTGAAGCTTTTGGTAAAAAAGAAACTCGCGAATACGCTACTGCAGAAGTAAACGAAGAACTAGAAAAAAGAATACACGATTTAGCTTACGATAAATGTTATGCTATTGCTAAGAAGGGAACTTCTAAAGCAGAGCGTACGAATGCATTCGCTGAAGTAAAAGAAGAAGTAAAAGCATCTTTTACCGAAGAAGAAATGGCAGAATTTGGTCACCTTGTAGGAGGTTACTATAGAAAAGCTGAAAAAGAAGCAGTTCGTGAATTAACCTTAAGTGAAGGTTTACGTTTAGACGGTCGTAAGACTGACGAAATTAGACCAATCTGGTGTGAGATAGATTACTTACCGTCTACACACGGTTCTGCTATATTTACACGTGGGGAAACTCAAGCTTTAGCAACCGTAACTTTAGGTACTTCTAGAGATGCTAACAAAATAGATATGCCCTCTTTTGAAGGTGAAGAAAATTTCTATTTACATTATAACTTCCCTCCTTTTTGTACTGGTGAAGCTAGACCCCTAAGAGGAACTTCTAGAAGAGAAGTTGGTCATGGTAACTTAGCGCAACGTGGTTTAAAAGGAATGATTCCTAGTGATTGTCCTTATACGGTACGTGTTGTTTCTGAAGTGTTAGAATCTAACGGTTCTTCTTCTATGGCAACGGTTTGTGCTGGTACAATGGCTTTAATGGATGCTGGTGTTAAAATGAAACGTCCTGTTTCTGGTATAGCAATGGGATTAATTTCTGATGGTGATCGTTACGCCGTATTGTCTGATATTTTAGGAGATGAAGATCACTTAGGAGATATGGACTTTAAAGTAACTGGTACTTCTGAAGGGATTACTGCTTGCCAAATGGATATTAAAATTAAAGGCTTATCCTACGAAATTTTAGTGAATGCATTAAAACAAGCTCGTGATGGTCGTTTACATATTTTAGGCAAGATTACAGATACTATTTCTACTCCAGCTGAAGATGTGAAACCACATGCTCCAAAAATGGTTACGAGACGTATTCCTAACGAATTCATTGGTGCTTTAATTGGCCCAGGTGGAAAAGTTATTCAGGAAATGCAAAAAGAAACTGGAACTACTATTGTTATAAACGAAGATCCAGTAACTGAAGAAGGTATTGTTGAAATTTTAGGTGTAGGACAAGAAGGTATTGATGCTGTTTTAGCAAAAATAGATTCTATCTTATTCAAGCCTGAACTTGGTAAATCTTACGAAGTGAAAGTAATAAAAATGTTAGATTTTGGTGCAGTAGTAGAATATGCAGAAGCTCCAGGAAATGAAGTTTTATTACATGTATCTGAACTAGCTTGGGAACGTACAGAAAATGTTTCTGACGTTGTTAATATGGGAGATGTATTTGAAGTGAAGTATTTCGGTGTAGATCCTAAAACTCGTAAAGAGAAAGTATCTCGTAAAGCTTTATTACCAAAACCTGAAGGTTATGTAGCAAGACCACCAAGAGAGAGCAACGATCGTGGTCGTGACAATAGAGGTAGAGATAATCGCGGACGTGACAACCGTCAAGACGATAGAAAACCAAGAGGAGATAAAAAAGAAGATTAA
- the rpsO gene encoding 30S ribosomal protein S15 — protein sequence MYLTKEGKAELFKKHGGEEKNTGSAEGQIALFTHRIEHLSQHLRTNRKDYNTERSLVMLVGKRRSLLDYLIKKDIVRYREIIKELGIRK from the coding sequence ATGTATTTAACTAAAGAAGGAAAAGCTGAGCTTTTCAAAAAACACGGTGGCGAAGAAAAAAACACTGGATCTGCTGAAGGGCAAATTGCATTGTTTACGCACCGTATTGAGCACTTAAGTCAACACTTAAGAACTAACCGTAAAGATTACAACACGGAACGTTCTCTAGTAATGTTAGTAGGTAAAAGAAGAAGCTTATTAGATTATTTAATTAAGAAAGATATTGTAAGATATCGTGAAATAATTAAAGAATTAGGTATTAGAAAATAA
- a CDS encoding IS1595-like element ISCal1 family transposase: MDIFKGQNLLEFSDCFKTDNDCKEYLANIKSKTPFKCSRCNHIACQTRADFSRQCNICRHTESATADTLFHKVKFGVRKAFFICFEMATSTKSLSASYMGVRYGVTEKTARLFMLKVREAMSSSGNNPMDGVVHVDEFVLGGREETKVGRSYNAKKKKAVTAVQLTEDGKVKRMYAMKIDDFSAQSLQYIFVNHISRNAKITTDKWRGYSPIAKAYDITQIESNGGLNFKALHTMIHQVKSWIRTTYSWVSDNNLNRYFNEFCFRINRSQSKATIFNNLIVKMVNNDKINQAELISN, from the coding sequence ATGGATATTTTCAAGGGTCAAAATCTTCTAGAGTTCTCTGATTGCTTCAAAACGGACAATGATTGCAAAGAATATTTAGCAAATATTAAGTCTAAAACCCCTTTTAAATGTTCTAGATGCAATCATATAGCCTGTCAAACACGTGCTGATTTCTCTAGGCAATGTAATATTTGTAGACATACAGAATCCGCAACAGCAGATACATTATTTCACAAGGTAAAGTTTGGTGTTCGCAAAGCATTTTTTATTTGTTTTGAGATGGCTACAAGCACGAAAAGCTTATCTGCAAGTTATATGGGAGTACGTTACGGAGTAACAGAAAAAACAGCTAGACTTTTTATGCTTAAGGTCAGAGAAGCTATGTCTTCGAGTGGGAATAATCCTATGGACGGAGTTGTTCATGTAGATGAATTTGTTTTAGGGGGCAGAGAAGAAACAAAAGTTGGCAGAAGCTACAATGCTAAGAAAAAGAAGGCGGTTACAGCTGTTCAGCTTACAGAAGATGGAAAGGTAAAAAGAATGTATGCTATGAAAATAGATGATTTTTCAGCACAATCCTTACAATATATTTTTGTCAACCATATCAGCCGAAACGCAAAGATTACTACAGATAAATGGAGAGGCTATAGTCCTATTGCAAAGGCTTACGACATCACACAAATAGAAAGTAATGGAGGGTTAAATTTTAAAGCGCTTCATACAATGATACATCAGGTTAAATCTTGGATAAGAACAACTTATTCTTGGGTTAGTGACAATAATTTAAATAGATATTTCAATGAATTTTGTTTTAGAATAAACAGATCTCAAAGTAAAGCTACAATATTCAATAATCTTATTGTTAAAATGGTCAATAATGATAAAATCAATCAAGCTGAATTAATAAGTAATTAA
- a CDS encoding tRNA (cytidine(34)-2'-O)-methyltransferase: protein MPLHIVLFEPEIPNNTGNIGRLSLASGSHLHLVKPFGFELSDKRVKRAGLDYWQHISLTIYDSIEDFYLKNSDKEFVYFSSHGDKTHWDIDFKDNLFLIFGKESKGLPEEITAQNSNSLYKIPLHSDHVRSLNLANAVSIVVYEGLRQLSL, encoded by the coding sequence ATGCCTTTACATATTGTATTATTCGAACCTGAAATTCCTAATAATACCGGAAATATTGGGCGCTTGAGTTTAGCTTCTGGTAGTCACCTGCATTTAGTAAAACCGTTTGGATTTGAACTAAGTGACAAACGGGTAAAAAGAGCTGGATTAGATTACTGGCAACATATCTCTTTAACCATATATGATAGTATTGAAGATTTCTACCTAAAAAATTCGGATAAAGAATTCGTATACTTTTCTAGCCATGGAGATAAAACTCATTGGGATATTGATTTTAAAGACAATTTATTTCTAATTTTCGGGAAAGAATCTAAAGGGTTACCCGAAGAAATAACAGCACAGAACAGTAACAGTTTGTACAAAATACCTTTGCACAGTGATCATGTTAGAAGTCTTAACCTTGCAAATGCCGTAAGCATTGTTGTTTATGAAGGACTTAGACAGCTTAGCCTGTAA
- a CDS encoding VF530 family protein, which yields MQTENKQEQPNNPLHGVKLKDILEFLVEKYGWKEMSLQININCFKSNQTIKSSLNFLRKTPWAREKVEHLYLNSIKK from the coding sequence ATGCAAACTGAAAACAAACAAGAACAACCCAACAATCCGCTACACGGCGTAAAACTTAAAGACATCCTTGAGTTTTTAGTGGAAAAATATGGCTGGAAAGAAATGTCTTTGCAAATAAATATCAATTGCTTTAAAAGTAATCAGACCATAAAGTCTAGCTTAAATTTCTTAAGAAAAACACCTTGGGCTAGAGAAAAAGTAGAACATTTATACTTAAATTCGATTAAAAAATAA
- a CDS encoding YpdA family putative bacillithiol disulfide reductase — protein sequence MKNFDVVIVGGGPIGIACGLEAKKKGLSYLIIEKGPIVNSIFHYPSNMQFFSSSEKLEIDQIPFISKEPKPKRDEALEYYRRIVTSNMLNIHLFEKVKNVVKTDTSFEITTNKKSYTATNVVIATGFYDLPNTLNIPGEQLEKVKHYYDNPHYYAQQKVAVIGASNSAIDAALECYRKGAEVTLIIRGTEVGQRVKYWVRPDIINRLEEGSISVFYNATLKEIEHDKILVTTPEGVKTIENDFVLALTGYKPNFEFLENLGVALSDDNKRLPNYDQETMETNVPNLYLAGVICGGMETHKWFIENSRVHAKMIMDSILKK from the coding sequence ATGAAAAATTTTGATGTTGTTATTGTTGGCGGAGGCCCCATAGGAATAGCTTGTGGATTAGAAGCTAAAAAAAAAGGACTTAGTTATTTAATTATTGAAAAAGGACCCATAGTAAATTCCATTTTTCACTACCCTAGTAACATGCAATTTTTCTCTTCATCAGAAAAATTAGAGATAGATCAAATTCCTTTTATCAGCAAAGAGCCAAAGCCAAAAAGAGATGAAGCGCTAGAATATTACCGTAGAATTGTAACCAGCAACATGCTTAACATTCATCTTTTCGAAAAAGTTAAAAATGTAGTAAAAACTGATACCTCTTTTGAAATCACTACAAATAAGAAAAGTTATACTGCTACAAACGTTGTGATTGCAACAGGTTTTTATGACTTACCAAATACCTTAAACATTCCTGGAGAGCAGTTAGAAAAGGTTAAGCATTATTATGACAATCCGCACTATTACGCACAACAAAAAGTTGCGGTAATCGGCGCTAGTAATTCTGCCATAGATGCTGCTTTAGAATGCTATAGAAAAGGTGCTGAAGTAACTTTAATTATTAGAGGTACTGAAGTTGGCCAACGTGTAAAGTATTGGGTTCGTCCAGATATCATCAATCGCCTTGAAGAAGGTAGCATTTCCGTATTTTATAATGCTACATTAAAAGAAATTGAGCATGATAAAATATTAGTTACTACCCCTGAAGGCGTTAAGACTATTGAAAACGATTTTGTTCTAGCACTTACGGGATACAAACCCAATTTTGAATTTCTTGAAAATCTTGGTGTTGCCTTATCCGACGATAACAAAAGATTACCAAATTACGATCAAGAGACCATGGAAACTAACGTTCCTAACTTATACTTAGCTGGTGTTATTTGTGGCGGAATGGAGACTCACAAGTGGTTTATAGAAAACTCTAGAGTTCATGCCAAAATGATTATGGATTCTATTTTGAAAAAATAA